A window of the Falco rusticolus isolate bFalRus1 chromosome 1, bFalRus1.pri, whole genome shotgun sequence genome harbors these coding sequences:
- the TOB1 gene encoding protein Tob1, with protein MQLEIQVALNFIISYLYNKLPRRRVNIFGEELERLLKKKYEGHWYPEKPYKGSGFRCIHIGEKVDPVIEQASKESGLDIDDVRGNLPQDLSVWIDPFEVSYQIGEKGPVKVLYVDDNENGCELDKEIKNSFNPEAQVFMPISDPASSVSSSPSPPFGHSAAVSPTFMPRSTQPLTFTTATFAATKFGSTKMKNSGRSNKVARTSPTNLGLNVNDLLKQKGLSSSMHSLYGLGLGSQQQQQQQQQQKTSALSPNAKEFIFPNMQGQGSTSSIFPGDSPLNLSPLQYSNAFDMFAAYGGLNEKSFVDGLNFSLNNMQYSNQQFQPVMAN; from the coding sequence ATGCAGCTTGAAATCCAAGTAGCActcaattttattatttcatatttgtaCAATAAGCTTCCCAGACGACGTGTCAACATTTTTGGTGAAGAGCTTGAAAGACTTCTTAAGAAGAAGTATGAAGGGCACTGGTATCCAGAAAAGCCATACAAAGGATCAGGGTTTAGATGTATACATATAGGGGAGAAAGTGGACCCAGTCATAGAACAAGCATCCAAAGAGAGTGGTTTGGACATTGATGATGTTCGTGGCAACTTGCCTCAGGATCTTAGTGTTTGGATTGACCCATTTGAGGTTTCATACCAAATTGGTGAAAAGGGACCAGTGAAAGTGCTTTATGTGGATGATAATGAAAATGGATGTGAGTTGGATAAGGAAATCAAGAACAGCTTTAACCCAGAGGCCCAGGTGTTCATGCCAATTAGTGACCCAGCATCTTCAGTGTCTagttctccttctcctccctttgGTCACTCTGCTGCTGTGAGCCCAACTTTCATGCCCCGCTCCACTCAGCCTTTAACCTTCACCACTGCCACATTTGCTGCCACCAAGTTTGGCTCGACCAAAATGAAGAATAGCGGCCGTAGCAACAAGGTCGCCCGCACTTCTCCCACCAACCTTGGCTTGAATGTCAATGACCTGTTGAAGCAGAAAGGCCTTTCCTCCTCCATGCACTCTCTCTACGGGCTTGGCTTAggcagtcagcagcagcagcagcagcagcagcagcagaagactTCTGCCCTTTCTCCTAACGCAAAGGAGTTCATTTTCCCCAACATGCAGGGTCAAGGTAGTACCAGTAGCATCTTTCCTGGTGACAGCCCCCTTAACCTCAGTCCTCTCCAGTACAGTAATGCCTTTGATATGTTTGCAGCCTATGGAGGTCTAAATGAGAAGTCTTTTGTGGATGGCTTGAATTTTAGTTTAAACAACATGCAGTATTCTAACCAGCAATTCCAGCCAGTTATGGCTAACTAA